One part of the Thiothrix nivea DSM 5205 genome encodes these proteins:
- a CDS encoding succinate dehydrogenase assembly factor 2, producing MSELSRLKMRCRRGMKELDVVFQHYLETYYPSASPEDIQHLDELLDMQDPLLFGMVLGLDPVPNAYASLIEQLRKAHD from the coding sequence ATGAGCGAACTTTCCCGTTTGAAAATGCGTTGCCGACGCGGCATGAAGGAACTGGATGTGGTATTCCAGCACTATCTGGAAACCTACTACCCCAGTGCCAGTCCGGAAGACATCCAGCACCTGGATGAACTGCTGGACATGCAGGATCCCCTGCTATTCGGTATGGTGCTGGGGCTGGATCCCGTCCCCAATGCTTATGCGTCCCTGATCGAACAGCTAAGGAAGGCGCATGACTGA
- a CDS encoding succinate dehydrogenase assembly factor 2 translates to MTDPMQQERMVRLRWACRRTLQVLDRPLGNFLRDCFHALDMGEQFAFERLLKSGDQEILDWLIGNREPRDAGICSIIVKIREHNDNIDGGVTNA, encoded by the coding sequence ATGACTGACCCGATGCAGCAGGAACGCATGGTGCGCCTGCGCTGGGCCTGCCGCCGCACCCTGCAAGTGCTGGATCGCCCGTTGGGCAATTTCCTGCGCGACTGTTTCCACGCGCTCGACATGGGGGAACAGTTTGCGTTTGAGCGCCTGCTGAAATCAGGGGATCAGGAAATTCTCGACTGGCTGATCGGTAACCGGGAACCACGCGACGCCGGGATTTGCAGTATCATTGTCAAAATACGCGAACACAATGACAATATCGACGGAGGAGTTACCAATGCCTGA
- a CDS encoding rhodanese-like domain-containing protein, with the protein MPDLHDLSPKQAYALLQETPHSVLIDIRSSMEYLFVGHPVGSVHIAWIDEPDWVENPDFVAEIQRLLENRFKGCNPKQDASVVLICRSGKRSREAAAALLEAGFQQVMHVDEGFEGERDENHHRGTVGGWRFHGLPWEQC; encoded by the coding sequence ATGCCTGATTTACATGACCTCTCCCCCAAACAGGCTTATGCCCTGCTGCAAGAAACACCACACAGTGTCCTGATCGACATCCGTTCTTCGATGGAATACCTGTTTGTTGGCCATCCGGTCGGTTCTGTGCATATAGCCTGGATTGATGAGCCGGATTGGGTGGAAAATCCTGATTTTGTTGCCGAAATCCAGCGCCTGCTGGAAAACCGTTTTAAGGGTTGCAACCCGAAACAGGATGCCAGCGTGGTGTTGATTTGCCGCAGCGGCAAGCGTTCACGCGAGGCTGCTGCTGCCTTGCTGGAAGCTGGCTTCCAGCAAGTCATGCACGTGGACGAAGGCTTTGAAGGTGAACGCGACGAGAACCATCACCGAGGCACGGTGGGCGGCTGGCGCTTCCACGGTTTGCCTTGGGAACAATGCTGA
- a CDS encoding OmpA family protein yields MKTKSLLVLLLAGIWGVGSWWWYTCKVKGFCGADTTAAQVATGAAAGAAALSGAGKDTGQGTENSKAGETAEGDIDSDGDGVPDAKEEMLGTDPAKEDSDSDGISDFIELARDPQDTDSDGKIDAIDDDDDNDGVLTVNENADPNGDGNVDDAVDSNGNQIADYLDAGADGSSATQQAAGTDKAAADQAKADAGKAAADQAKADADKAVADQAKADADQAAADQAKADADKAVTDQAKADADQAKADEDKVTMETSSDTKAGDIGPATLHFPTGSANPQLAAATKAYFEQVAKFLKDNTSAKVTIVGHTDNVGNPAKNKALGLKRAEMMQQMLIDLGAPKDRISASSEGPDKPVADNKTEEGRKKNRRVEITPVK; encoded by the coding sequence ATGAAAACAAAATCATTACTGGTGCTGCTGCTGGCGGGCATCTGGGGTGTCGGTAGCTGGTGGTGGTACACCTGCAAGGTCAAAGGTTTTTGTGGTGCTGACACCACCGCTGCACAGGTTGCAACCGGCGCTGCTGCTGGCGCAGCTGCCCTTTCCGGTGCCGGTAAAGACACTGGCCAGGGCACTGAAAACAGCAAGGCCGGGGAAACTGCGGAAGGCGATATAGATTCTGATGGTGATGGCGTACCCGATGCCAAGGAAGAAATGCTGGGTACAGACCCCGCCAAGGAAGACAGCGATAGTGATGGCATTTCCGATTTCATCGAACTGGCTCGCGACCCGCAGGATACTGACAGTGATGGCAAGATCGACGCCATTGATGACGATGATGACAATGATGGGGTGCTGACTGTCAACGAAAACGCGGATCCAAACGGCGATGGCAATGTTGATGACGCCGTGGACAGCAATGGTAACCAGATCGCCGATTACCTGGATGCTGGTGCGGATGGCAGCAGCGCAACGCAACAGGCGGCTGGCACAGACAAAGCCGCTGCCGACCAGGCTAAAGCTGACGCAGGCAAAGCCGCTGCCGACCAGGCTAAAGCTGATGCAGACAAAGCTGTTGCCGACCAGGCTAAAGCTGATGCAGACCAAGCCGCTGCCGACCAGGCTAAAGCTGACGCAGACAAAGCTGTTACCGACCAGGCTAAAGCTGATGCAGACCAAGCCAAGGCTGACGAAGACAAGGTAACCATGGAAACCAGCAGCGATACCAAGGCTGGGGACATTGGCCCTGCGACCCTGCACTTCCCCACGGGTTCGGCTAACCCGCAACTGGCGGCTGCTACCAAAGCCTATTTTGAGCAAGTCGCAAAATTCCTCAAGGATAACACCAGCGCCAAGGTCACGATCGTCGGTCATACCGACAACGTGGGTAACCCCGCCAAAAACAAGGCGCTGGGTTTGAAGCGTGCAGAGATGATGCAGCAAATGCTGATTGACCTCGGTGCTCCCAAAGACCGTATCAGCGCGTCTTCCGAAGGCCCCGACAAGCCGGTTGCGGACAACAAGACCGAAGAAGGCCGCAAGAAAAATCGCCGCGTTGAAATCACCCCTGTTAAGTAA
- the pgsA gene encoding CDP-diacylglycerol--glycerol-3-phosphate 3-phosphatidyltransferase, translated as MVFNLPVLLTWLRIALIPLLVFLFYLDRDWAPLAAATVFGIAGLTDWADGYLARLWQQESRFGAFLDPVADKLIVAVALILLVEREANAWMTLAAAIIIGREIVISALREWMAESGARSKVAVAYIGKLKTTAQIIALIFLLYNQDLFGMLPLRECGLAALVVATVLTVVSMIQYLRSAFTT; from the coding sequence ATGGTGTTCAACCTGCCGGTATTGCTGACATGGCTGCGGATTGCCTTGATTCCGCTGCTGGTGTTCCTGTTCTATCTGGATAGGGACTGGGCACCGTTGGCGGCGGCCACCGTATTCGGCATTGCCGGGCTGACCGACTGGGCGGATGGCTATCTGGCGCGCTTGTGGCAGCAGGAATCCCGTTTCGGCGCATTCCTCGACCCGGTGGCCGATAAGTTGATCGTGGCAGTTGCCCTGATCCTATTGGTGGAGCGGGAAGCCAATGCATGGATGACACTGGCGGCGGCTATCATTATTGGCCGGGAAATTGTGATTTCAGCGCTGCGTGAATGGATGGCGGAATCCGGCGCACGTTCCAAGGTGGCGGTGGCTTATATCGGCAAGCTGAAAACGACCGCGCAGATTATTGCCTTGATTTTCCTGCTCTATAACCAGGATTTGTTCGGGATGCTGCCGCTGCGGGAGTGTGGCTTGGCTGCACTGGTAGTTGCGACAGTGCTGACGGTTGTTTCCATGATTCAGTATTTGCGCAGCGCCTTTACCACCTGA
- the uvrC gene encoding excinuclease ABC subunit UvrC has translation MQNDLPSFDPKDFLKTVPHKPGVYRMLGKDGKILYVGKAKDLKNRLSSYFRGTVANSRIFAMVKQICNVEIAITNTEAEALLLESNLIKRHSPRYNILLKDGKGYPYIYISSGQEYPRIQFYRGSRKQPGQYFGPYPSVGAVRQTLHLMKKLFKARQCEDSYFANRSRPCLEYQIKRCSGPCVGLVSQQEYAQSIRHAIQFLQGRTQEVIDELVQKMEAAAHVLNFEKAAEYRDLIESLRQISQQQYVSGGHGNVDVVALEVKSGIASVQVFTVRNGNNLGNRNFFPNLPDEEVNPAEILGSFLAQYYLNHDVPGEILVSVMPDEPDVLADMLTLKQGRKVVIRQPQRGERSKWVELAQRNAEQSLQMQLLSKSGMQQRLFALQDVLGLAELPGRMECFDISHTMGEATVASCVVFDMNGPVKSEYRRYNIDGIQPGDDYAAMHQALTRRFRRAVGQDGKRPDILFIDGGKGQVAQALDVLRELQVTGVDVVGVAKGEGRKPGLETLIIEQGRGRLALPEHSAALHLIQQIRDEAHRFAITGHRARRQKARTQSPLEQIEGLGAKRRQVLLKQFGGLKAIERASAEELAKVSGISSALAHRIYEFFNGEES, from the coding sequence ATGCAAAATGACTTGCCCAGCTTCGACCCCAAGGATTTCCTCAAGACCGTGCCGCACAAGCCGGGCGTGTACCGTATGCTGGGCAAGGACGGCAAAATCCTTTATGTAGGCAAGGCCAAAGATCTGAAAAACCGCCTTTCCAGCTATTTCCGTGGCACGGTTGCCAACTCCCGCATCTTCGCGATGGTGAAGCAAATCTGCAATGTTGAAATCGCCATTACCAACACTGAAGCCGAAGCGTTGTTGCTGGAAAGCAACCTGATCAAGCGTCATTCCCCGCGGTATAATATCCTGCTGAAAGATGGCAAGGGTTACCCTTATATTTACATTTCCAGCGGGCAGGAATACCCGCGCATCCAGTTTTACCGGGGGTCGCGCAAGCAGCCGGGGCAGTATTTCGGGCCGTACCCCAGCGTTGGGGCGGTACGGCAAACCCTGCACCTGATGAAAAAACTGTTCAAGGCGCGTCAGTGTGAAGACAGTTATTTCGCCAACCGTTCACGCCCGTGTCTGGAATACCAGATCAAGCGTTGCAGCGGCCCCTGCGTCGGGCTGGTCAGCCAGCAGGAGTATGCGCAAAGCATCCGCCATGCTATCCAGTTTCTGCAAGGCCGCACCCAGGAGGTGATTGACGAACTGGTGCAAAAAATGGAAGCCGCTGCCCATGTGCTTAATTTCGAGAAGGCCGCCGAATACCGTGACCTGATTGAGAGCCTGCGGCAGATTTCCCAGCAGCAATATGTCAGCGGTGGTCATGGCAATGTGGATGTGGTGGCGCTGGAGGTGAAATCCGGCATTGCCAGCGTGCAAGTGTTCACCGTGCGCAACGGCAATAACCTCGGTAACCGCAATTTTTTCCCCAATCTGCCCGATGAGGAAGTGAACCCGGCAGAAATTTTGGGGTCTTTTTTAGCACAGTATTACCTTAACCATGACGTGCCGGGTGAAATCCTAGTGTCGGTCATGCCGGATGAGCCGGATGTGCTGGCCGATATGCTGACCCTCAAACAGGGACGCAAGGTGGTGATCCGCCAGCCGCAGCGCGGTGAACGTAGCAAGTGGGTAGAACTGGCGCAACGCAATGCGGAGCAGTCGTTACAGATGCAGTTGCTGTCCAAGTCCGGTATGCAGCAGCGTTTGTTTGCCTTGCAGGACGTATTGGGGCTGGCAGAATTGCCGGGGCGGATGGAATGTTTTGATATCAGCCACACCATGGGCGAGGCGACGGTCGCCTCTTGCGTCGTGTTTGACATGAATGGGCCGGTAAAATCCGAATATCGCCGCTATAATATCGACGGCATCCAGCCCGGTGATGATTACGCTGCCATGCATCAGGCACTGACCCGGCGGTTTCGTCGTGCAGTTGGGCAGGATGGTAAGCGACCTGATATTCTTTTCATCGACGGAGGCAAGGGGCAGGTGGCGCAGGCGCTGGACGTATTGCGCGAATTGCAGGTGACGGGCGTGGACGTGGTAGGCGTTGCCAAAGGCGAAGGCCGCAAGCCTGGTCTGGAAACCCTGATTATCGAGCAGGGGCGTGGGCGGCTGGCCTTGCCGGAACATTCCGCCGCCTTGCATCTGATCCAGCAAATCCGCGACGAAGCGCACCGTTTTGCCATCACCGGCCATCGCGCCCGGCGACAGAAGGCGCGCACCCAGTCACCACTGGAACAGATCGAAGGTCTGGGTGCAAAACGGCGGCAGGTATTGCTGAAACAGTTTGGGGGCCTGAAGGCCATTGAGCGCGCCAGTGCCGAAGAGCTGGCCAAAGTGTCCGGTATTAGCTCGGCATTGGCGCACAGGATTTATGAGTTTTTTAACGGGGAAGAGAGTTGA
- a CDS encoding S8 family peptidase yields MSTEKYIVLRTRETSAPTRGDMGTRGAGLSTFGQPKPEIKLEEADLSKRERNDLRRDPRTRAIAMPMPLRLIAPVSSSEVPPDPAPAPETWGVKAIRAPESPYDGSGVTVAVLDTGIDPNHPAFANAKLVQQNFTTEDPNDLHGHGTHCAGTIFGADVNGTRIGIARNVERALIGKVLGEGGGTSGTLAKAIQWALQEGAHVISMSLGIDFPGYVDWLVQQNGMDVNPATSMALEEYRANVNLFTELARFVQAYGAFGQGAIIVAASGNESKRPQYEISVAPPAAGTGIIAVGALGQSDNGLIVANFSNNQADVSAPGVDIQSAEANNTGLVSMSGTSMATPHVAGVAALWAQRQLQMTGRVENQSLMSQLVASGTYAPLAQGVEEDDVGTGIVQVPLS; encoded by the coding sequence ATGAGCACAGAAAAATACATTGTCTTGCGTACCAGGGAAACCTCAGCACCTACCCGCGGCGATATGGGCACGCGCGGGGCAGGTTTATCGACCTTCGGCCAACCCAAACCGGAAATCAAACTGGAGGAGGCCGACCTCAGCAAACGCGAACGCAATGACTTGCGCCGCGACCCGCGCACCCGCGCCATTGCCATGCCGATGCCGCTGCGGCTGATTGCGCCGGTCAGCAGTAGCGAAGTTCCACCTGACCCAGCACCAGCCCCGGAAACCTGGGGCGTAAAAGCAATTCGTGCACCCGAATCGCCCTATGACGGCAGCGGCGTTACGGTCGCGGTGCTGGATACCGGCATTGACCCCAACCATCCCGCCTTTGCCAATGCCAAACTGGTGCAGCAAAATTTCACCACTGAAGACCCCAATGACCTGCATGGCCACGGTACCCACTGCGCAGGCACCATCTTCGGTGCGGATGTCAACGGCACGCGCATCGGCATTGCCCGCAACGTCGAACGCGCCCTGATCGGCAAGGTGCTGGGTGAGGGGGGCGGCACCTCCGGTACGCTGGCGAAGGCCATCCAGTGGGCCTTGCAGGAAGGCGCGCATGTCATTTCCATGTCACTGGGCATTGATTTCCCCGGCTATGTCGACTGGCTGGTGCAGCAAAACGGCATGGACGTAAACCCCGCCACCTCGATGGCGCTGGAAGAATACCGCGCCAACGTCAACCTGTTCACCGAGCTGGCGCGTTTCGTGCAGGCTTACGGCGCTTTCGGCCAGGGAGCCATCATCGTTGCCGCTTCCGGCAATGAAAGCAAACGCCCCCAATATGAAATCTCCGTCGCACCACCTGCCGCTGGCACTGGCATCATCGCCGTGGGTGCGTTGGGGCAATCCGATAATGGGCTGATTGTGGCCAACTTCTCCAATAATCAGGCTGATGTCTCTGCCCCCGGCGTCGACATCCAGTCCGCCGAAGCCAACAACACCGGCCTGGTCAGCATGAGCGGCACCAGCATGGCCACCCCGCATGTCGCCGGGGTAGCCGCTTTGTGGGCGCAACGCCAGCTGCAAATGACCGGGCGGGTAGAAAACCAGAGCCTGATGTCACAACTGGTTGCCAGCGGCACCTACGCCCCATTGGCACAAGGTGTTGAGGAAGATGATGTCGGTACCGGCATTGTGCAAGTACCACTGAGTTGA
- the ppdK gene encoding pyruvate, phosphate dikinase, with amino-acid sequence MTKKWVYSYHEGDGKNKQLLGGKGANLCEITQIGLNVPPGFVISTEACLNYLDQPDHQLPDGVMQQTREQMAALEQATGKQFGSASNPLLVSVRSGSAMSMPGMMDTILNLGLNSQTLEGLIAQTNNERFGYDSYRRFIQLFGKVALGVPDELFDVQFEAVKKDAGVQADIGLQAADLKEISQRFLSVVRNHTGKPFPEDPYEQLEIAIKAVFNSWMGKRAVDYRREFQITREMANGTAVNVVTMVFGNMGNDCATGVGFTRNPGTGENILYGEYLTNAQGEDVVAGIRTPKALQEMAREMPGLYTQLLDLRNKLERHYREIQDFEFTIEKGVLYCLQTRNGKMNASAMVRTSVEMVRENLISEEEALLRINPQHLEQMLYPRLDPSFKGEALATGLPASPGAASGQAVFDADRAEQLGNQGIKVILVREETKPEDIHGFFAARGILTSRGGKTSHAAVVARGMGKPCVAGAEGIHVDVQLRKAFVGNTVIKEGDVITLDGTRGDIFLGEIPKVEPDFSEELVTLLSWADKVARLKVMANADTPVDAARALKYGAMGIGLCRTERMFNAVDRLPLVIDMIVADTPEQRQAALDLLLPIQRGDFKELFKTMSPRPVTVRLLDPPIHEFLPSEQQLVDELEQLHHLRLSVQGMEVVVETARVMASSHGEALPSSVHELGDTRLVDSIITRKSQILNKVRALREVNPMLGHRGVRLGITFPEIYTMQIRAVLEAAADCVKAGIPVAPEIMVPQVCTVQELKYVKRLAQAVHQQVEATFGVKVDYHFGSMMEVVRACMRADSLAEEAQFFSFGTNDLTQASFSFSREDAENKFLPMYNDRGILQDNPFEVLDVKGVGRLMGLAVEWGRSAHPNLKVGICGEHGGHPASIRFCDEIGLNYVSCSGPRVPIARLAAAHAQILAGKKNTD; translated from the coding sequence ATGACTAAAAAATGGGTTTATTCCTACCACGAAGGCGATGGCAAAAACAAACAACTACTGGGCGGCAAGGGCGCAAACCTGTGCGAAATCACGCAGATCGGCCTCAATGTCCCTCCTGGTTTCGTCATCAGTACCGAAGCCTGCCTGAACTACCTCGACCAGCCGGATCATCAGTTACCGGATGGCGTCATGCAGCAAACACGCGAACAAATGGCCGCTCTGGAGCAAGCCACCGGCAAACAGTTCGGCAGCGCCAGCAACCCGCTGCTGGTTTCCGTGCGTTCCGGTTCCGCCATGTCGATGCCAGGCATGATGGACACCATCCTCAACCTCGGTCTCAACTCGCAGACGCTGGAGGGGCTTATCGCACAGACCAATAATGAACGCTTTGGCTACGACTCCTATCGCCGCTTCATCCAGCTATTCGGCAAGGTCGCTCTGGGCGTGCCGGACGAGCTGTTTGACGTACAGTTTGAAGCCGTGAAAAAAGACGCGGGCGTACAAGCCGACATCGGCCTGCAAGCCGCCGACCTCAAGGAAATCAGCCAGCGCTTCCTGAGCGTGGTGCGTAACCACACCGGCAAGCCCTTCCCCGAAGACCCTTACGAACAGCTCGAAATCGCCATCAAGGCAGTATTCAACAGCTGGATGGGCAAACGGGCGGTCGACTATCGGCGCGAATTCCAGATCACCAGGGAAATGGCCAACGGCACGGCGGTCAACGTCGTCACCATGGTGTTCGGCAACATGGGCAATGACTGCGCCACCGGCGTCGGCTTCACCCGTAACCCCGGCACCGGTGAAAACATCCTCTACGGCGAATACTTGACCAATGCACAGGGTGAAGACGTGGTGGCAGGCATCCGTACCCCCAAAGCCTTGCAGGAAATGGCGCGTGAAATGCCCGGCCTCTACACCCAGTTGCTGGATCTGCGCAACAAGCTGGAGCGCCACTACCGCGAAATCCAGGACTTTGAATTCACCATCGAAAAAGGCGTGCTGTACTGCCTGCAAACCCGCAACGGCAAGATGAACGCCAGCGCCATGGTACGCACGTCCGTCGAAATGGTGCGCGAAAACCTGATCAGCGAAGAAGAAGCTCTGTTGCGCATCAACCCGCAACATCTGGAACAGATGCTGTATCCACGGCTTGACCCGTCATTCAAGGGCGAAGCGCTCGCCACCGGCCTGCCCGCCTCCCCGGGCGCCGCCAGCGGCCAGGCCGTGTTCGACGCCGACCGTGCAGAGCAATTGGGCAATCAAGGCATCAAGGTCATACTGGTGCGCGAAGAAACCAAGCCGGAAGACATCCACGGCTTCTTCGCTGCCCGTGGCATCCTCACCAGCCGAGGCGGCAAAACCTCGCACGCCGCCGTGGTCGCACGCGGCATGGGCAAACCCTGTGTAGCAGGTGCGGAAGGCATTCACGTTGACGTACAATTACGCAAGGCATTCGTCGGCAACACCGTCATCAAGGAAGGTGATGTCATTACTCTCGATGGCACACGCGGCGACATTTTCCTCGGTGAAATCCCCAAGGTCGAACCGGATTTTTCCGAAGAACTGGTCACTCTGCTGAGCTGGGCGGACAAGGTAGCGCGCCTCAAAGTCATGGCCAACGCCGACACCCCGGTCGACGCCGCCCGCGCCCTCAAGTACGGCGCGATGGGCATCGGCCTGTGCCGTACCGAGCGCATGTTCAACGCGGTTGACCGCCTGCCGCTGGTGATCGACATGATCGTGGCCGACACCCCCGAACAGCGTCAGGCCGCGCTTGATCTGCTGCTACCAATCCAGCGTGGCGATTTCAAGGAACTGTTCAAAACCATGTCGCCGCGCCCTGTCACCGTGCGCCTGCTCGACCCGCCAATCCACGAATTCCTGCCCAGCGAGCAGCAACTGGTGGATGAACTGGAACAACTGCATCATTTGCGCCTGTCCGTACAGGGCATGGAAGTGGTGGTGGAAACCGCCAGGGTCATGGCCAGCAGTCATGGTGAAGCGCTACCTTCCAGCGTGCATGAGCTGGGCGACACCCGGCTAGTTGACAGCATTATTACCCGCAAGAGCCAAATCCTGAACAAGGTGCGGGCGCTGCGCGAAGTCAACCCGATGCTGGGGCATCGCGGCGTGCGTCTGGGCATCACCTTCCCGGAAATCTACACCATGCAAATCCGCGCGGTGCTGGAAGCCGCCGCCGATTGTGTCAAGGCAGGCATCCCGGTCGCGCCGGAAATCATGGTTCCGCAAGTCTGTACCGTGCAGGAACTCAAGTACGTCAAGCGCTTGGCGCAAGCCGTTCACCAGCAGGTCGAAGCCACTTTCGGCGTCAAGGTCGACTACCACTTCGGCAGCATGATGGAAGTGGTGCGCGCCTGTATGCGGGCAGACAGTCTGGCGGAAGAAGCGCAATTCTTCTCCTTCGGCACCAACGACCTGACCCAGGCCAGCTTCTCGTTCTCACGCGAAGACGCCGAGAACAAGTTCCTGCCGATGTACAACGATCGTGGCATCTTGCAGGATAACCCGTTCGAGGTGCTGGACGTGAAAGGTGTCGGGCGCTTGATGGGGCTGGCGGTGGAATGGGGGCGCAGCGCGCATCCGAACCTCAAGGTTGGCATCTGTGGGGAACATGGCGGGCATCCGGCCTCCATCCGCTTCTGCGATGAAATCGGCTTGAACTACGTGTCCTGTTCCGGGCCACGGGTGCCGATTGCGCGGCTGGCGGCGGCTCATGCGCAGATATTGGCGGGGAAGAAAAACACCGATTGA